In Leptospira congkakensis, the DNA window AACCTATCGAACCTTCTTTAGTTAAGATCCACCATAAATTGATGGAGGTAAAAAATACACTCCCTCGTAACACATTAAACCCAATTGTAAAATCCTATTCTATTGATGACGTTCCCTTTTTGGCTCTTAGTTTTAGCTCCGAAATAGTGGATGATTATACTTTACGCCAACTCATCGCACCACTAGCACGTGAACTTTCTTCGACTCCTGATTTGGCCTCGGTACAAATGTTAGGTGGTTTAAAAAAAGTTGTCCGAGTAAAAGTAGATCCAAACCTTCTGAGTCGGAATGGGGTCACTGCTATGGAAGTGGCAATGAGTCTAAAAGAAAATGATGCTCTCATCCCTGCAGGTAAAAATTGGTCGGCTGAATCTGTTTTGGATATGGAAGTGGGGGGAGTATTAAAGAATATAGCCGATGTCAAAAGACTTCCAGTGGCACAACGTGGTGGTCGAGTGGTGCGTATCCAAGATCTGGCGATAGTGGAAGAGGGACCAGAAGAAAGAACAAGATCCTCTGCTTTGTATGATAAATCTCTCGGAGAAGGAAAACGAAATGCGGTTACCATTGTATTTGCCAAACGAAAAGGTACAAACGTAGTCAATTTATCTAAGGATTTACTAGAAAGGGCGAATCTCTTTCAAAAAGATTTACCAAAGGAAATTCGTTTGAGTGTCATTCGTGATTATGGAAGTACTGCAGAAGATAAATCACATGAGTTAATTGAACACCTTCTCATTGCTACAATTTCAGTTACAGTTCTCATTGCCCTTTGGATGGGTTTGCGATCAGCTCTTGTGGTCGCCATTGCCATCCCTGTTACCTTAGCACTCACTTTGGCCATCTATTACTTTCTTGGATACACATTGAACCGAGTCACTTTATTTGCTTTGATATTTTCGATCGGGATCTTAGTGGATGATGCCATTGTTGTGGTAGAAAACATTGAAAGGCATTTGGAAGAAAATCCAAATTTGGGAATCATTCGAGCGACTCTAATCGCTGTATCGGAAGTAGGAAATCCAACCATACTTGCTACGTTTACTGTGATTGCAGCCATATTGCCGATGGCATTTGTTCGTGGCCTTATGGGTCCTTATATGAAACCAATCCCGGTAGGGGCAAGCCTTGCTATGATCCTTTCTCTTATTGTTGCCTTTGTGATCACTCCTTGGGCATCGGTTCGTTTGCTGAAAGAAAAACATTCTCATACAGGTACTGGTTCCGGTGAACATAAAATTTCGAAACTCGACAAAATTTATATCCGTTTTATGAATTGGTTACTCGGGTTCAAAAAGAACGCTAGTATCTTTGGAATTGTTACCATTGGACTATTATTTGTTTCCATGGCCTTTGTTGGATTCAAATGGGTGAAGGTAAAGATGTTACCTTTTGACAACAAAGAAGAGTTTCAAGTTTTGGTAGACTATGAACCAGAAACAACTCTCATCCAAAGTATGAGTCGTTCAGAAGAGTTAACAAAAATTCTTCTGAAAAATCCTAATGTAGAAAAAATTCAAATTTTTGCTGGAGAAGCGGCACCATTTTCTTTTTCAGGAATGGTCAAACATTCCTTCCTTCGCAATCTTGATTCTATGAATGATTTACAAGTCATTTTAAAAAACAAAAACAATCGTAAAGAATCAAGTCACGAAATCATAGAAACCTTACGATCCGACATACAAAAGTTTGGTGAAAGGTATCGAGCTGTAACCAAAGTTTTGGAAATCCCTCCAGGCCCACCAGTGATGGCAACAATGGTAGCAGAAGTATATGGCCCAACAGCAGAGGAAAGAACACGAGTCACAGAAGAAATTTATCATGTA includes these proteins:
- a CDS encoding efflux RND transporter permease subunit produces the protein MNPLAEIRKGFAGRLAETFLHSRLTPVIAISSLILGLFAVYLTPKEEEPQISVPMIDIQIPTPGFSPEETERKVTEVIERAVWGLEGVEYVYSTSKWHGSYITVRFKVGEPIEPSLVKIHHKLMEVKNTLPRNTLNPIVKSYSIDDVPFLALSFSSEIVDDYTLRQLIAPLARELSSTPDLASVQMLGGLKKVVRVKVDPNLLSRNGVTAMEVAMSLKENDALIPAGKNWSAESVLDMEVGGVLKNIADVKRLPVAQRGGRVVRIQDLAIVEEGPEERTRSSALYDKSLGEGKRNAVTIVFAKRKGTNVVNLSKDLLERANLFQKDLPKEIRLSVIRDYGSTAEDKSHELIEHLLIATISVTVLIALWMGLRSALVVAIAIPVTLALTLAIYYFLGYTLNRVTLFALIFSIGILVDDAIVVVENIERHLEENPNLGIIRATLIAVSEVGNPTILATFTVIAAILPMAFVRGLMGPYMKPIPVGASLAMILSLIVAFVITPWASVRLLKEKHSHTGTGSGEHKISKLDKIYIRFMNWLLGFKKNASIFGIVTIGLLFVSMAFVGFKWVKVKMLPFDNKEEFQVLVDYEPETTLIQSMSRSEELTKILLKNPNVEKIQIFAGEAAPFSFSGMVKHSFLRNLDSMNDLQVILKNKNNRKESSHEIIETLRSDIQKFGERYRAVTKVLEIPPGPPVMATMVAEVYGPTAEERTRVTEEIYHVFQEEQSVVDLDSSLRNGRTKMVYPIDFEKSGLYGIKTSALAYTGSILFSETPILSLATAKEPEEVSVNLSVIQSARGSKNPFQNQNIMSMESGVVSSDRVLGNPYQEEDRSLFRKNLKPVQYVMSELSGEEEAPVYGMLKLAPKIKYETQTAEVPWNTTKPVIKWDGEWFITYEVFRDLGGAFAVVILLIYVLVLGWFKSYTVPLVIMAPIPISLIGILPGHFVMGAYFTATSMIGFIAGAGIIVRNSIILVDFIEGEIKKGVELKEAVVHAGVVRFRPMLLTASAVVVGSFVMLFDPIFQGLAISLMFGEIAATVLSRFAVPVLYYWFIGKSRQGVIKHG